A stretch of the Notamacropus eugenii isolate mMacEug1 chromosome 2, mMacEug1.pri_v2, whole genome shotgun sequence genome encodes the following:
- the MYB gene encoding transcriptional activator Myb isoform X1, whose translation MARRPRHSIYSSDEDEEDIEMYDHDYDGLLPKTGKRHLGKTRWTREEDEKLKKLVEQNGTDDWKIIANFLPNRTDVQCQHRWQKVLNPELIKGPWTKEEDQRVIELVQKYGPKRWSVIAKHLKGRIGKQCRERWHNHLNPEVKKTSWTEEEDRIIYQAHKRLGNRWAEIAKLLPGRTDNAIKNHWNSTMRRKVEQEGYLQESPKANQPTVATSFQKNNHLMGFAHTPPSAQLPSTAQAPVSNDYSYYHISETQNVSGQIPYPVALHVNIVNVPQPAAAAIQRHYNDEDPEKEKRIKELELLLKSTENELKGQQALPTQNHTSSYSGWHSTTIADHTRPHGDSAPVSCLGEHHSTPALPVDHGCLPEESASPARCMIVHQGNILDNVKNLLEFAETLQFIDSDSSSWCDLSSFEFFEEPDISPSQHKSNKSIQLQQREGSIHRPEGYISTNLSKCMSSQGLLDSSKSLPTTARHSTIPLVILRKKRGHASPLPTGDYNSFIFADVSSSTPKRSPIKSLPFSPSQFLNTPNNPENMDMDMPTLTSTPLNGHKLTVTTPFHRDQTVKPQKENNIFRTPAIKRSILESSPRTPTPFKHALAAQEIKYGPLKMLPQTPSHLVEDLQDVIKQESDESGIVSGFHENGPPLLKKIKQEAESPTTKAENFFWEGDSLNTQLFTQASPMEDVPNLLTSSVLMMPVSEDDVLKTFTVPRNRSLASPLQHLSNAWESVSCGKTEDQMMTSDQGRKYINAFSARTLVM comes from the exons AATCGAACAGACGTACAGTGCCAGCATCGATGGCAAAAAGTACTAAATCCTGAGCTAATCAAGGGACCATGGACAAAAGAAGAAGATCAGCGA GTGATAGAACTTGTACAGAAATATGGTCCGAAACGTTGGTCTGTTATTGCCAAGCACTTGAAGGGAAGAATTGGAAAGCAATGTAGGGAGAGGTGGCACAACCATTTAAATCCAGAAGTTAAGAAAACCTCCTGGACTGAAGAGGAAGACAGAATAATATACCAGGCACACAAGAGACTGGGGAACAGATGGGCAGAAATCGCAAAACTACTGCCGGGACG AACTGATAATGCTATCAAGAACCACTGGAATTCTACAATGCGTCGAAAGGTTGAACAAGAAGGTTATCTTCAGGAGTCTCCCAAGGCCAACCAACCAACAGTAGCCACAAGTTTTCAGAAGAACAATCATTTAATGGGTTTTGCCCACACGCCACCTTCTGCACAGCTCCCATCAACTGCCCAGGCCCCAGTTAGCAACGACTATTCCTATTATCATATCTCTGAAACACAAAAT GTTTCCGGTCAGATTCCATATCCTGTCGCATTGCATGTAAATATTGTCAATGTCCCTCAGCCAGCTGCTGCAGCTATTCAG AGACACTATAATGATGAAGACCCTGAGAAAGAAAAACGAATAAAGGAATTAGAGTTGCTACTAAAGTCGACTGAGAATGAACTGAAAGGGCAGCAGGCATTACCA aCACAGAACCACACATCCAGCTACTCAGGCTGGCATAGTACAACAATTGCCGACCATACCAGACCTCATGGTGACAGTGCACCTGTTTCCTGTTTGGGAGAACATCACTCTACTCCTGCTTTACCAGTGGACCATGGTTGTTTACCTGAAGAGAGTGCATCTCCAGCAAGGTGCATGATCgttcaccaaggcaatattctgGATAATGTTAAGAACCTCTTAGAATTTGCAGAAACACTCCAGTTTATAGATTCT GATTCTTCATCATGGTGTGACCTCAGCAGTTTTGAATTCTTTGAAGAACCAGATATTTCACCTAGTCAACATAAGTCAAACAAGTCCATACAACTTCAGCAAAGAGAGGGCAGTATTCATAGACCTGAAGGATATATTAGCACTAACTTGAGCAAATGCATGTCAAGTCAGGGTTTACTTGACTCATCCAAGTCCTTACCTACTACCGCAAGGCACAGCACAATTCCACTCGTCATCCTTCGGAAAAAAAGGGGGCATGCCAGCCCCCTACCTACTGGAGACTATAACTCCTTCATATTTGCTGACGTCAGCAGTTCCACTCCCAAGCGTTCCCCTATCAAAAGTctacccttctctccctctcag TTCTTAAACACTCCCAATAACCCTGAaaatatggatatggatatgccTACTTTAACTTCCACCCCACTCAATGGTCATAAGTTGACTGTTACAACACCATTTCACAGAGACCAAACTGTTAAacctcaaaaggaaaataatat tttcagaACTCCAGCAATCAAAAGGTCAATATTAGAGAGCTCTCCAAGAACTCCTACTCCGTTCAAACATGCTCTTGCTGCACAAGAAATAAAATATGGTCCTTTGAAGATGCTA CCTCAGACACCATCTCATCTTGTAGAAGACCTACAAGATGTGATCAAACAGGAATCTGATGAATCAGGAATTGTATCAGGTTTTCATGAAAATGGTCCACCTTTGTTAAAGAAGATCAAGCAAGAG GCAGAATCTCCAACTACTAAAGCAGAAAACTTCTTCTGGGAAGGGGACAGTTTAAACACTCAGCTATTCACACAGGCATCTCCTATGGAAGATGTACCA aATCTTCTTACAAGTTCTGTTTTAATGATGCCAGTGTCAGAAGATGACGTCCTCAAAACGTTTACAGTACCTAGAAATAGATCCTTGGCTAGCCCTTTACAG CATCTTAGTAATGCCTGGGAATCTGTGTCCTGTGGGAAGACAGAAGATCAAATGATGACCTCTGATCAGGGACGGAAGTATATAAATGCGTTCTCCGCCAGGACTCTGGTCATGTGA
- the MYB gene encoding transcriptional activator Myb isoform X3 — protein sequence MARRPRHSIYSSDEDEEDIEMYDHDYDGLLPKTGKRHLGKTRWTREEDEKLKKLVEQNGTDDWKIIANFLPNRTDVQCQHRWQKVLNPELIKGPWTKEEDQRVIELVQKYGPKRWSVIAKHLKGRIGKQCRERWHNHLNPEVKKTSWTEEEDRIIYQAHKRLGNRWAEIAKLLPGRTDNAIKNHWNSTMRRKVEQEGYLQESPKANQPTVATSFQKNNHLMGFAHTPPSAQLPSTAQAPVSNDYSYYHISETQNVSGQIPYPVALHVNIVNVPQPAAAAIQTQNHTSSYSGWHSTTIADHTRPHGDSAPVSCLGEHHSTPALPVDHGCLPEESASPARCMIVHQGNILDNVKNLLEFAETLQFIDSDSSSWCDLSSFEFFEEPDISPSQHKSNKSIQLQQREGSIHRPEGYISTNLSKCMSSQGLLDSSKSLPTTARHSTIPLVILRKKRGHASPLPTGDYNSFIFADVSSSTPKRSPIKSLPFSPSQFLNTPNNPENMDMDMPTLTSTPLNGHKLTVTTPFHRDQTVKPQKENNIFRTPAIKRSILESSPRTPTPFKHALAAQEIKYGPLKMLPQTPSHLVEDLQDVIKQESDESGIVSGFHENGPPLLKKIKQEAESPTTKAENFFWEGDSLNTQLFTQASPMEDVPNLLTSSVLMMPVSEDDVLKTFTVPRNRSLASPLQHLSNAWESVSCGKTEDQMMTSDQGRKYINAFSARTLVM from the exons AATCGAACAGACGTACAGTGCCAGCATCGATGGCAAAAAGTACTAAATCCTGAGCTAATCAAGGGACCATGGACAAAAGAAGAAGATCAGCGA GTGATAGAACTTGTACAGAAATATGGTCCGAAACGTTGGTCTGTTATTGCCAAGCACTTGAAGGGAAGAATTGGAAAGCAATGTAGGGAGAGGTGGCACAACCATTTAAATCCAGAAGTTAAGAAAACCTCCTGGACTGAAGAGGAAGACAGAATAATATACCAGGCACACAAGAGACTGGGGAACAGATGGGCAGAAATCGCAAAACTACTGCCGGGACG AACTGATAATGCTATCAAGAACCACTGGAATTCTACAATGCGTCGAAAGGTTGAACAAGAAGGTTATCTTCAGGAGTCTCCCAAGGCCAACCAACCAACAGTAGCCACAAGTTTTCAGAAGAACAATCATTTAATGGGTTTTGCCCACACGCCACCTTCTGCACAGCTCCCATCAACTGCCCAGGCCCCAGTTAGCAACGACTATTCCTATTATCATATCTCTGAAACACAAAAT GTTTCCGGTCAGATTCCATATCCTGTCGCATTGCATGTAAATATTGTCAATGTCCCTCAGCCAGCTGCTGCAGCTATTCAG aCACAGAACCACACATCCAGCTACTCAGGCTGGCATAGTACAACAATTGCCGACCATACCAGACCTCATGGTGACAGTGCACCTGTTTCCTGTTTGGGAGAACATCACTCTACTCCTGCTTTACCAGTGGACCATGGTTGTTTACCTGAAGAGAGTGCATCTCCAGCAAGGTGCATGATCgttcaccaaggcaatattctgGATAATGTTAAGAACCTCTTAGAATTTGCAGAAACACTCCAGTTTATAGATTCT GATTCTTCATCATGGTGTGACCTCAGCAGTTTTGAATTCTTTGAAGAACCAGATATTTCACCTAGTCAACATAAGTCAAACAAGTCCATACAACTTCAGCAAAGAGAGGGCAGTATTCATAGACCTGAAGGATATATTAGCACTAACTTGAGCAAATGCATGTCAAGTCAGGGTTTACTTGACTCATCCAAGTCCTTACCTACTACCGCAAGGCACAGCACAATTCCACTCGTCATCCTTCGGAAAAAAAGGGGGCATGCCAGCCCCCTACCTACTGGAGACTATAACTCCTTCATATTTGCTGACGTCAGCAGTTCCACTCCCAAGCGTTCCCCTATCAAAAGTctacccttctctccctctcag TTCTTAAACACTCCCAATAACCCTGAaaatatggatatggatatgccTACTTTAACTTCCACCCCACTCAATGGTCATAAGTTGACTGTTACAACACCATTTCACAGAGACCAAACTGTTAAacctcaaaaggaaaataatat tttcagaACTCCAGCAATCAAAAGGTCAATATTAGAGAGCTCTCCAAGAACTCCTACTCCGTTCAAACATGCTCTTGCTGCACAAGAAATAAAATATGGTCCTTTGAAGATGCTA CCTCAGACACCATCTCATCTTGTAGAAGACCTACAAGATGTGATCAAACAGGAATCTGATGAATCAGGAATTGTATCAGGTTTTCATGAAAATGGTCCACCTTTGTTAAAGAAGATCAAGCAAGAG GCAGAATCTCCAACTACTAAAGCAGAAAACTTCTTCTGGGAAGGGGACAGTTTAAACACTCAGCTATTCACACAGGCATCTCCTATGGAAGATGTACCA aATCTTCTTACAAGTTCTGTTTTAATGATGCCAGTGTCAGAAGATGACGTCCTCAAAACGTTTACAGTACCTAGAAATAGATCCTTGGCTAGCCCTTTACAG CATCTTAGTAATGCCTGGGAATCTGTGTCCTGTGGGAAGACAGAAGATCAAATGATGACCTCTGATCAGGGACGGAAGTATATAAATGCGTTCTCCGCCAGGACTCTGGTCATGTGA
- the MYB gene encoding transcriptional activator Myb isoform X2, with protein MARRPRHSIYSSDEDEEDIEMYDHDYDGLLPKTGKRHLGKTRWTREEDEKLKKLVEQNGTDDWKIIANFLPNRTDVQCQHRWQKVLNPELIKGPWTKEEDQRVIELVQKYGPKRWSVIAKHLKGRIGKQCRERWHNHLNPEVKKTSWTEEEDRIIYQAHKRLGNRWAEIAKLLPGRTDNAIKNHWNSTMRRKVEQEGYLQESPKANQPTVATSFQKNNHLMGFAHTPPSAQLPSTAQAPVSNDYSYYHISETQNRHYNDEDPEKEKRIKELELLLKSTENELKGQQALPTQNHTSSYSGWHSTTIADHTRPHGDSAPVSCLGEHHSTPALPVDHGCLPEESASPARCMIVHQGNILDNVKNLLEFAETLQFIDSDSSSWCDLSSFEFFEEPDISPSQHKSNKSIQLQQREGSIHRPEGYISTNLSKCMSSQGLLDSSKSLPTTARHSTIPLVILRKKRGHASPLPTGDYNSFIFADVSSSTPKRSPIKSLPFSPSQFLNTPNNPENMDMDMPTLTSTPLNGHKLTVTTPFHRDQTVKPQKENNIFRTPAIKRSILESSPRTPTPFKHALAAQEIKYGPLKMLPQTPSHLVEDLQDVIKQESDESGIVSGFHENGPPLLKKIKQEAESPTTKAENFFWEGDSLNTQLFTQASPMEDVPNLLTSSVLMMPVSEDDVLKTFTVPRNRSLASPLQHLSNAWESVSCGKTEDQMMTSDQGRKYINAFSARTLVM; from the exons AATCGAACAGACGTACAGTGCCAGCATCGATGGCAAAAAGTACTAAATCCTGAGCTAATCAAGGGACCATGGACAAAAGAAGAAGATCAGCGA GTGATAGAACTTGTACAGAAATATGGTCCGAAACGTTGGTCTGTTATTGCCAAGCACTTGAAGGGAAGAATTGGAAAGCAATGTAGGGAGAGGTGGCACAACCATTTAAATCCAGAAGTTAAGAAAACCTCCTGGACTGAAGAGGAAGACAGAATAATATACCAGGCACACAAGAGACTGGGGAACAGATGGGCAGAAATCGCAAAACTACTGCCGGGACG AACTGATAATGCTATCAAGAACCACTGGAATTCTACAATGCGTCGAAAGGTTGAACAAGAAGGTTATCTTCAGGAGTCTCCCAAGGCCAACCAACCAACAGTAGCCACAAGTTTTCAGAAGAACAATCATTTAATGGGTTTTGCCCACACGCCACCTTCTGCACAGCTCCCATCAACTGCCCAGGCCCCAGTTAGCAACGACTATTCCTATTATCATATCTCTGAAACACAAAAT AGACACTATAATGATGAAGACCCTGAGAAAGAAAAACGAATAAAGGAATTAGAGTTGCTACTAAAGTCGACTGAGAATGAACTGAAAGGGCAGCAGGCATTACCA aCACAGAACCACACATCCAGCTACTCAGGCTGGCATAGTACAACAATTGCCGACCATACCAGACCTCATGGTGACAGTGCACCTGTTTCCTGTTTGGGAGAACATCACTCTACTCCTGCTTTACCAGTGGACCATGGTTGTTTACCTGAAGAGAGTGCATCTCCAGCAAGGTGCATGATCgttcaccaaggcaatattctgGATAATGTTAAGAACCTCTTAGAATTTGCAGAAACACTCCAGTTTATAGATTCT GATTCTTCATCATGGTGTGACCTCAGCAGTTTTGAATTCTTTGAAGAACCAGATATTTCACCTAGTCAACATAAGTCAAACAAGTCCATACAACTTCAGCAAAGAGAGGGCAGTATTCATAGACCTGAAGGATATATTAGCACTAACTTGAGCAAATGCATGTCAAGTCAGGGTTTACTTGACTCATCCAAGTCCTTACCTACTACCGCAAGGCACAGCACAATTCCACTCGTCATCCTTCGGAAAAAAAGGGGGCATGCCAGCCCCCTACCTACTGGAGACTATAACTCCTTCATATTTGCTGACGTCAGCAGTTCCACTCCCAAGCGTTCCCCTATCAAAAGTctacccttctctccctctcag TTCTTAAACACTCCCAATAACCCTGAaaatatggatatggatatgccTACTTTAACTTCCACCCCACTCAATGGTCATAAGTTGACTGTTACAACACCATTTCACAGAGACCAAACTGTTAAacctcaaaaggaaaataatat tttcagaACTCCAGCAATCAAAAGGTCAATATTAGAGAGCTCTCCAAGAACTCCTACTCCGTTCAAACATGCTCTTGCTGCACAAGAAATAAAATATGGTCCTTTGAAGATGCTA CCTCAGACACCATCTCATCTTGTAGAAGACCTACAAGATGTGATCAAACAGGAATCTGATGAATCAGGAATTGTATCAGGTTTTCATGAAAATGGTCCACCTTTGTTAAAGAAGATCAAGCAAGAG GCAGAATCTCCAACTACTAAAGCAGAAAACTTCTTCTGGGAAGGGGACAGTTTAAACACTCAGCTATTCACACAGGCATCTCCTATGGAAGATGTACCA aATCTTCTTACAAGTTCTGTTTTAATGATGCCAGTGTCAGAAGATGACGTCCTCAAAACGTTTACAGTACCTAGAAATAGATCCTTGGCTAGCCCTTTACAG CATCTTAGTAATGCCTGGGAATCTGTGTCCTGTGGGAAGACAGAAGATCAAATGATGACCTCTGATCAGGGACGGAAGTATATAAATGCGTTCTCCGCCAGGACTCTGGTCATGTGA